The following is a genomic window from Stenotrophomonas maltophilia.
ATGATGCGCTGGCCACGGCGAGGTGGGCTGCGCGCATCGGTGCACCCAGTGCCAACGGCATCGAGCACCAGTTGAATGTCGGCTTTTTCCTGATCTCGCTGGGACGCGCGCAGGAGGGGGCCGCGGCGGTCAATGACATCGCGGGGCTGACCGGTTACGGCAGGGCGGCGCAGGCGCTGGTGCAGTTCGCCGCCGCCCGCGAACGCGGCGATGCGCCAGCCACGCAGGCCGCGCGCGCGGTGATTCTGGCCCAAGGCGAAGACGCGCGCCTGTTCCAGCGCGAGATGCTGCTGGAGGAAGGCGATCTGGACGCCGCGGCTGCGCTGCTGATTGAACAGCTGCGGTCCCCGGTTGAACGTGGCCAGACACTGGCCACCCTGCAGGACATGCGCACCTACCCGTCGCTGCCCGGCGACATGAAGATCGATGCGGCGTGGCGTGCACTGAAACAACGCACCGACGTGCAGGCGGAGATCGCCCGCATCGGCCGCGTCGAGCGCTACGACCTGGTCAGCAGCGGCACCTCGCGCTGATCGGCTCTGCTGTAGAGCCGAGCCCACGCTCGGCGGCTGTTGGCGCAAGCCGAGCATGGGCTCGGCTCTACAACACCACCCGCAGAACCCGGCTAGCGCGCCGGCACCTCGTTGCGGATGCCCATCGCCTCGCGGTAGCGCGCGTACAACGCCATCACCTTGTCCACGTAGGCCAGGGTCTCGGCATACGGCGGCACCCCCTTGTAGCGGGTGACCGCGCCGATACCGGCGTTGTAGGCGGCTGCGGCCAGTGGCCGGTCACCGTTGTAGCGGCGCAGCAGCGCGCGCATGTAACGTGCACCGCCGTCGATCGACTGTTGCGGAGAGAACGGATCGCGTACACCGAACTCCTGCGCGGTCTCGGGCATCAGCTGCATCACGCCCTGCGCGCCCTTGCTCGATACCGCCAACGCATCGAAATTGCTTTCGGCATGCGCGATCGCACGCAGCCAGGCATCGTCGACGCCGGTGGCCTTGGCCGCCGCCTTGAACTGTTTGGCATGCTGCGCCAGCTGCGGCGCGCCGACCTTGCCCAGGCCTTCGTGGGCAGGCTCCCCCGGCGGGGTGGCGACGGTGAACTTCAGGAACACCCGCGAGCCGGGCAGGTTGCGCGTGGAATAGACCAGTGCGCCGTCCTGCTCGCGTTCGTACAGCACGCCACTGAACACCCCCATGTTGCCCCACAGGTTCGGGGTCTGGATGGCGTTGTCGTCGATCTCCTTCGGTGTGCAGCGCGAGCCCGGTTCCGGCGCCGTCGCCAGGCTGACCGTGTTGCCCTGCACGCAGCGGTAGACGGTGCGCGCAGCGGCCAGCCCCGGCCAGAGGCTGGACAGCAGCAACAGCGCGATGGCGGCAGGGCGGGGAAACATGGCGGCCGGATGGTCCGGCCGCAGCCGCTAACGCCGGGTGAATGGGGCCCAGGAAGTGCCGCCGCTGGTCGGCAACCCAACGGGATCTGACCCTTCGGCTTACGTCGCGTTCCTGCGCCGCACCCAATACCCCACGCTCAGCAGCACGAACCACGCCGGGCTGGCCATCAGCGCCTGGCGCGTATCGCCCTGTAGGCTCAGCAGCACCAGCACGCCGGCGAAGAACAGCAGGCACGCCCAGCACATGGCAACGCCGCCGGGCATCTTGAAGATCGAGGCGGCGTGCCGCTCCGGATAGCGGCGGCGATAGACCATGTAGGCCACCAGGATCAGCGACCAGACGAAGATAAACAGCACGGTGGCCAGCGTGGTCACCAGGGTGAAGGCGGTCACCAGGTTCGGAATCAGGTAGATCAACAGCGTGCCGCCCAGCAGGCACAGGCAGGAGAACAGCAGGCCGCGCGCCGGTACCGCCGCGCGCGACAACCGCGACAGCCCGCGCGGCGCGTGGCCCTCTTCGGCCAGGCCGTACAGCATGCGGCTGGTGGAGAAGATGCCGCTGTTGGCCGACGACGTCGCCGAGGTCAGCACCACGAAGTTGATCAGGCTGGCCGCAGCGGGAATGCCGGCCAGCACGAACAGCTGCACGAACGGGCTCTTGTCCGGCACCACCTGGCGCCACGGGGTGACCGCCATGATCGCGATCAGCGCCAGCACGTAGAAGATGATGATGCGCACCGGAATCGAATTGATCGCCTTGGGCAGGTTGCGCTCCGGGTCGGCGGTTTCGGCGGCGGTGGTGCCGACCAGCTCGATGCCGACGAAGGCGAACACGGCAATCTGGAAGCCGGCGAAGAAGCCCACCAGGCCCATCGGGAACATGCCGCCGTCATTCCACAGGTTCGACAGCGAGGCGATATGGCCGCTGGGCGAGGTGAAGCCCCAGGCCACCAGCCCGGCGCCGGTGATGATCAGCGCACAGATGGCCACGATCTTGATCAGCGCGAACCAGAATTCCATTTCGCCGAACAGCTTCACCGTCACCAGGTTCAGTGCCAGCAACAGCAGCACGCAGGCCAGCGCCGGTATCCATGCGTCCAGCCCGGGGAACCAGAACTGCGCGTAGGCCGCGATGGCGATCACATCGGCAATGGCGGTGACGATCCAGCAGAACCAGTAGGTCCATCCACAGAAGAATCCGGCCCAGGGGCCGAGCAGGTCGGTGGAGAAATCGATGAAGGATTTGTACTGCAGATTCGACAGCAGCAGTTCGCCCATCGCGCGCATCACGAAGAACAGCATCGCGCCGATGATCAGGTAGACGAACACGATGGAGGGGCCGGCCAGGCTGATGGTCTTGCCCGAGCCCATGAACAGGCCGGTACCGATGGCACCGCCGATGGCGATCAGTTGCAGGTGGCGGTTGGACAGGCTGCGGCGCAGGTGCTCGGGGGGCGTTGCGGGCTCGGTCATGGGCGTGGGAAGGGGCGGGCGAAGCGTCCGACGGTAGTCCTCCGGGGCCCGGAGCGCCAGCGCCAGACTGGCCTGTTGCGTCAAAGAGGGTCGCTTTCACCACAATGTGACCGAATACCGTATTGATCCCATTCCGCCCGGACCGGCACCGTGTTCAGATAGCCGCACCTGCCCACGGACCGGCCCGACCATGTGCCCAGCCCTGACCGCCCCGCCGGAGCCCCAGCCATGAGCCGCCTGCGCGTCATCATCGGTGGCACCGCGCTGGCGCTGCTGGCCGCGGCCGTGCCCATCGCTGTGATGGCCTACGCCACCTGGGACCGTGCGGTCAGTGTCGAGCAGGAACGCCTGCGCGATATCGCCGGGCGCACCCTGCGCCGCTCGGACCTTTCCTACCAGGAAGCGCTGGCGGCGTTGAAGTCGGTCGAGGCCGGTGCCCACGTGCCGTGCAGCGCCGACCACATCCGGCGCATGCAGACGCTGGTGATGACCACCTCGTCGATCGAGCAGATGGGGTACTTCGAAGGCGGCAAACTGCGCTGCACGTCCTGGGGGCCGTTCCTGTCCGACGTGGACCAGCCCCAGCCCGACCATGTCACCAGCGATGGCGCCGGCATCGCGGTGGACGTGCGCCCCGAAGCGAGCGGGCGCCGCCAGATGCTGGCCATCCTGTACGGCTCCTACGATGTGCTGGTCGACCCGCGCCGCTTCGTCGATGTCATCGTTGATCCGCATGTGCGCCTGGCCCTGGCCAGCCCGGATGGGCGCCTGCTGGCCCAGCAGTCCGGCGTGGACCCGACCCTGCTGCTGGCACTGCTGCGCGACCCCGGCGAAGGCTTGGACCAGAACACGCTGTACGCCACTGCGCGCAACGAGGAATGGCTGGCGATCGCCACCACGCCCCGCACCGCACTGGCCGCCACGTTCCGCCAGCAGGCCTGGTTGTACGTCCCGCTGGGCCTGTTGCTGGCCGCCGCCGCAGTCGGCCTGGTGATCTGGCTGTCGCAGCGCCGCCTGTCGCTGCGTGGCGAGCTGGCCACGGCCATCCGCCGCCGCGAGCTGTACCTGCACTACCAGCCGATCATCGAACTGGATACCGGCATCTGCGTCGGCGCCGAAGCACTGGTGCGCTGGCAGCGCCCCGATGGCACCCAGGTGCGGCCGGATCTGTTCATTCCGCTGGCCGAAGAGGCCGGCATGATCGCCGACGTCACCGACCTGGTGATCGAAAACGTGGTGCGCGACATGCGCGACCTGCTGGTGGCCGACCGCAGCGCGCACATCGCCATCAACCTGGCCGCCGAAGACATCAGCAGTGGCCGCGCGCTGAAGATGATCTCCAAGCACATGGCCGGCAGCGGCATCCTGCCGCAGCAGATCTGGATGGAAGCCACCGAGCGCGGCTTCCTCGACCTGGATCGTGCACGCACCATGCTGGCGGCGGCGCGGCGCGCCGGGCACAGCGTGGCCATCGACGATTTCGGCGTGGGCTTCTCAAGCCTGCAGTACCTGGAGCAGCTGCCGCTGGACGCGCTGAAGATCGACAAGTCCTTCATCGATGCGATCGGTACCGAAAGTGCGACCAGCCCGGTCACCCCGCACATCATCGACATGGCCAAGGAGCTGGGTTTGTGGGTGGTGGCCGAAGGCGTGGAAACCGAAGCACAGCTGGCCTACCTGCACAGCCGGCATGTGGAATTCGGGCAGGGCTGGCTGTTCTCGCGGCCGCTGCCACGCGACGAGTTCGTGGCCTTCCATCACAAGCGGCAGCAGCAGTACGGCGCTGCGCGCGAGCACATGCAGAACCCGCGCAGCGTACCGATCGAGCAGGAGCCGGAGGCGTAGCGCCGCGCCCACGCTCGGCTGCGGGCGCGATCATCCTCTACAACCACGCCTTCGGCCGCGCCAGCAGCCAACCTGCACTGACCACCAGCAGCAGCAACGGCAACCACCCCAGCACGCCGGCACCGCCGGCCTGCAGCAGCACGCCACCGGCCACACCGCCGGCGGCGATGGCCAGGTTCCAGCCCGTCACCAGCATCGACTGCGCCAGATCGGCCGCCGCCCCGGCGCGGCGCGCCAGCGCGGTCTGGAACAGCGTCGGCACCGCACCGAACGCCACCCCCCACACAATCGTGGCCGGCAGCAGCACGCCCGGTGCACCCGGCCACAGCAACAGCGCCAGCACCGGCAACAGGAAGCCCACCACCGCCGCCCAGACCAGCCGGCGCAGGTGACGATCCACGCCCCAGCCGGCAATGCCGATGCCGACGATCGCCGCCACGCCGAACGCCAGCAGCAGCCGGTCCAGCCACGCACCGGCGCCGGCGTCCACGGCCAATGGCTCGATGTAGGTGTAGAGCACGTTGTGCGCCAGCACGTACAACGCCATCACGGCCAGCGCGCTGCGTACCCCCGGCATGCGCCACACCGTGCCCAGCGATGTGCGCTGCCCGGCCCCGGCAGCGGGCAGCGCCGGCAACGCCCAGCGCGCGTAGGCCAGCAATCCGATACCCAGCACGCTCATCAGCGCGAACGCCCAGCGCCAGCCGACCTGCTGGCCGAGCAGCGTGCCTGCCGGAACGCCCAGCGACAGTGCCAGCGGTGAACCCACCATCGCCACCGCGATCGCCCGGCCCTGCAACGACGGCACCACCATGCGCGCGGCGTACCCGGCCACCAGCGACCACAGCAGGCCACCGCAGACGCCAGCCAGGAAGCGTGCCGCCAGGATCAGCGGATAGCTGCTGCTCATCGCCGTCAGCGTGTTGACCACCACGAAGCCGGCGATCGCCGCCAACAGCAGCGGCCGTCGCGGCAGGCGCTGGGTCAGCGCGGTCATCGGCAGCGCGGCCATCACCGAGCCCAGCGCGTACACGCTGACCAGCTGCCCGACCGCCGCGTCGCTCACGCCCAGGCTGTCGCCCATCGGCCGCAGCACGCCGGCCGGCAAGGTCTCGGTCAGCAGCGTGATGAAGCCGCCGCCGGCCAGCGCCAGCAGGCCCGCCCACGGCAGGTGCGTGGCCTCTCCGGCCGGGCTGCGCGCGTCGATCGCATGGCTACTCATCGCGCAGCCTCCAGATCGGCGTACACCGCATCGCGCAGTTCATCGACAAAGGCACCGTCCATGCCCTCGTACAGGGTGTTGGTCAGCGCCACCACGCTCAGCGCCCGTGCCGGGTCAACGAACCAGCTGTGGCCATAGGCACCGCCCCAGCGCCAGGTGCCCACGCTCTGCGGCGTGCCACTGGCCGCCGCATCACGCAGGACCGCAAAGCCCAGCCCGAACCCCCAGCCGGCCGGCTCGGGCGGCCCCTGTTCTCTCACCTGCGGCGTGCCCATCTGTGCCACCAGTGCCGGCGGCAACAGCCCCGACGCCTGCACATCACGCAGTGCCTCCAGCACCGCCATCACCTCGTCGGCGGTGCCCACCAGGCCGGCGCCGGCCGACGCGAAGCGGCTGGCATCGGTGGCGCGCGCCAGGCTGTAGTCGATGCCCACGGTGCCCTCGAACGGCGCCACCACCTCGCCTTCGCGCAGGCGATGCGGTTGCGGCGCATCGCTCACATACGGCGTAGCCAGGCGGGCCGCATCACGCGTGGCGAACGCGGTGTCGCGCAGGCCCAGCGGCGCGGCCAGCAACCGCGCGAACAAGGCCTGCAAGGTCTCGCCGGTCGCCGCCTCGGCCACCGCACCGGCCACGTCCACACCCAGCGAATACAGCCACTGGCTGCCCGGTGCGAACAGCAGCGGCACCTGCGCGATGCGCTGCACGTTGTCGGCCAGGGACAGCGGGTTGGCGTCCATGCCATCACTGACACCGGCGCGTGCATAGGGGCCATCGGCATCGGCTTCCAGGAAGCGATAGCCCAGCCCGCTGCTGTGGCTGAGCAGCTGGCGCAGGCTGATCGGCGGGGTGCTGCCGTCGGCCAGCGCCGGGCGGAACTGCGGCAGCCAGCGCTGCACCGGCGTATCCAGGTCCAGCACGCCGTCGGCCACCAGGCGCAGCAACACGGTGGTCAGCAGCGGCTTGCTCACCGAAGCAAGCCGGAACAGCTGGTCCGCGCGCATCGGCGCGGCCGCTTCACGATCGGACAGCCCGGTGGCGCTGGCATGGCGCAGCACCCCGTGCTGGCGCACGCGCACCACCGCGCCGACCAGGCGCTGCGGGTGCACCTGCTGCAACAGGCGCTGCACCGAGGGCAGGGTCGGCGCGGCTGGAACGGAAGGAGCGGCATTCATCGCGGTGATCCGTGGGGAGAGGCCCGCCACCTTAGGCGGCCCGCCGCGTCGCAAAAAGCGGGGTACCGCTCCGCGCATCGTGGACCGTGTAGTCCGCAATCGGCATGATGGCCGGAACTGCGGGGCCGCAACCTCCCGCGTCCGGTCGCGCACCACAGCGTTGCGGTGGCCGTGCCGCCGGCGGCGGGCCCTTCCCCTACCCTGCCGCTTTCATTGCCCGCACGCCCATGTCAGTCCTGGACAACCTCGCCAACCTGCAGACCTTCGTGCATGCCGCCGACACCCGCAGCTTCGTCGAGACCGGACGCCTGCAGGGCATCTCCGCCTCGGCCGCCGGCAAGTGCGTGGCCCGGCTCGAACACGCGCTGGGCGTGCGCTTGTTCCACCGCAGCACGCGCAGCATCA
Proteins encoded in this region:
- a CDS encoding lytic transglycosylase domain-containing protein — its product is MFPRPAAIALLLLSSLWPGLAAARTVYRCVQGNTVSLATAPEPGSRCTPKEIDDNAIQTPNLWGNMGVFSGVLYEREQDGALVYSTRNLPGSRVFLKFTVATPPGEPAHEGLGKVGAPQLAQHAKQFKAAAKATGVDDAWLRAIAHAESNFDALAVSSKGAQGVMQLMPETAQEFGVRDPFSPQQSIDGGARYMRALLRRYNGDRPLAAAAYNAGIGAVTRYKGVPPYAETLAYVDKVMALYARYREAMGIRNEVPAR
- the cycA gene encoding D-serine/D-alanine/glycine transporter, with protein sequence MTEPATPPEHLRRSLSNRHLQLIAIGGAIGTGLFMGSGKTISLAGPSIVFVYLIIGAMLFFVMRAMGELLLSNLQYKSFIDFSTDLLGPWAGFFCGWTYWFCWIVTAIADVIAIAAYAQFWFPGLDAWIPALACVLLLLALNLVTVKLFGEMEFWFALIKIVAICALIITGAGLVAWGFTSPSGHIASLSNLWNDGGMFPMGLVGFFAGFQIAVFAFVGIELVGTTAAETADPERNLPKAINSIPVRIIIFYVLALIAIMAVTPWRQVVPDKSPFVQLFVLAGIPAAASLINFVVLTSATSSANSGIFSTSRMLYGLAEEGHAPRGLSRLSRAAVPARGLLFSCLCLLGGTLLIYLIPNLVTAFTLVTTLATVLFIFVWSLILVAYMVYRRRYPERHAASIFKMPGGVAMCWACLLFFAGVLVLLSLQGDTRQALMASPAWFVLLSVGYWVRRRNAT
- a CDS encoding EAL domain-containing protein, whose protein sequence is MSRLRVIIGGTALALLAAAVPIAVMAYATWDRAVSVEQERLRDIAGRTLRRSDLSYQEALAALKSVEAGAHVPCSADHIRRMQTLVMTTSSIEQMGYFEGGKLRCTSWGPFLSDVDQPQPDHVTSDGAGIAVDVRPEASGRRQMLAILYGSYDVLVDPRRFVDVIVDPHVRLALASPDGRLLAQQSGVDPTLLLALLRDPGEGLDQNTLYATARNEEWLAIATTPRTALAATFRQQAWLYVPLGLLLAAAAVGLVIWLSQRRLSLRGELATAIRRRELYLHYQPIIELDTGICVGAEALVRWQRPDGTQVRPDLFIPLAEEAGMIADVTDLVIENVVRDMRDLLVADRSAHIAINLAAEDISSGRALKMISKHMAGSGILPQQIWMEATERGFLDLDRARTMLAAARRAGHSVAIDDFGVGFSSLQYLEQLPLDALKIDKSFIDAIGTESATSPVTPHIIDMAKELGLWVVAEGVETEAQLAYLHSRHVEFGQGWLFSRPLPRDEFVAFHHKRQQQYGAAREHMQNPRSVPIEQEPEA
- a CDS encoding MFS transporter; the protein is MSSHAIDARSPAGEATHLPWAGLLALAGGGFITLLTETLPAGVLRPMGDSLGVSDAAVGQLVSVYALGSVMAALPMTALTQRLPRRPLLLAAIAGFVVVNTLTAMSSSYPLILAARFLAGVCGGLLWSLVAGYAARMVVPSLQGRAIAVAMVGSPLALSLGVPAGTLLGQQVGWRWAFALMSVLGIGLLAYARWALPALPAAGAGQRTSLGTVWRMPGVRSALAVMALYVLAHNVLYTYIEPLAVDAGAGAWLDRLLLAFGVAAIVGIGIAGWGVDRHLRRLVWAAVVGFLLPVLALLLWPGAPGVLLPATIVWGVAFGAVPTLFQTALARRAGAAADLAQSMLVTGWNLAIAAGGVAGGVLLQAGGAGVLGWLPLLLLVVSAGWLLARPKAWL
- a CDS encoding serine hydrolase domain-containing protein, which encodes MNAAPSVPAAPTLPSVQRLLQQVHPQRLVGAVVRVRQHGVLRHASATGLSDREAAAPMRADQLFRLASVSKPLLTTVLLRLVADGVLDLDTPVQRWLPQFRPALADGSTPPISLRQLLSHSSGLGYRFLEADADGPYARAGVSDGMDANPLSLADNVQRIAQVPLLFAPGSQWLYSLGVDVAGAVAEAATGETLQALFARLLAAPLGLRDTAFATRDAARLATPYVSDAPQPHRLREGEVVAPFEGTVGIDYSLARATDASRFASAGAGLVGTADEVMAVLEALRDVQASGLLPPALVAQMGTPQVREQGPPEPAGWGFGLGFAVLRDAAASGTPQSVGTWRWGGAYGHSWFVDPARALSVVALTNTLYEGMDGAFVDELRDAVYADLEAAR